The Coregonus clupeaformis isolate EN_2021a chromosome 20, ASM2061545v1, whole genome shotgun sequence genome contains a region encoding:
- the LOC121546378 gene encoding KH homology domain-containing protein 4: protein MSSGMTGQTPCLTSSSRWDQPAQPKTRVDVEQGFASSVATAQTCTSAPTTPQSAQHPVAGPLVPQTLRGDMPAAQGGGVEMAAAMAAKINAMLMAKGKLMVPPPLPGKIPPCMPAASGGDETVVTEVDINDVPINSRNLLTKGKTQEEIRQFSGAVVSTRGHYMTSAEKSHGKGVERPLYLHVQGKSQEEVNKAVLRIKEIISEDVLRTAAALGSQLRPVIPPLPLYPQAPRPMAALHPHLPRMPSVNPPLPHGHRPAAPHQGSFVHVKIFVGLDQALPSFNVNEKVEGPGGMYLAHIQTETGARVFLRGKGSGYIEQASRRESFEPLYVYISHPYSTGLEAAKKLTESLLETVRAEHTRMVSIYTATGSTQPYPAHGYPANSTYSSQGWCSSSGYPGCNGLGLAGGYAASTSYPTPPGPAGYWTSAASGQPSQSNLSTNPPSSQAMVQYPVCPRKTHPYLLQDPGCSDQTETDLSSSSSTRTGTGSPKRRFQEKTEDEQASQPASSSPEAPVREKSPPLPSAALREEERGQGAERMLMPPPLPVFLAPGPVARKRPRETAVPVVPPSLPTSTPASQDSPQEVIVKKIKVVEKPSGLVPYGGGVMDTSCLVPYGGDSSDEGEDS, encoded by the exons ATGTCTTCTGGGATGACTGGGCAGACACC GTGCCTAACCAGTAGCAGCAGATGGGATCAGCCTGCTCAGCCCAAAACGAGGGTAGACGTCGAGCAAGGCTTCGCATCCTCTGTGGCGACCGCCCAGACCTGCACATCGGCCCCTACGACCCCTCAATCAGCCCAGCACCCTGTAGCCGGCCCACTGGTGCCCCAGACCTTGCGGGGGGACATGCCAGCAGCACAGGGGGGAGGCGTGGAGATGGCTGCGGCTATGGCTGCTAAGATCAATGCTATGCTGATGGCCAAGGGAAAACTGATGGTTCCTCCGCCACTACCTGGCAAG ATCCCTCCGTGTATGCCGGCTGCCAGTGGTGGAGACGAGACTGTGGTGACAGAGGTGGACATCAACGATGTGCCCATCAACAGCAGAAACCTGCTCACCAAAGGAAAAACACAGGAAGAG ATTCGTCAGTTCAGCGGTGCAGTAGTCTCAACCAGAGGCCACTACATGACCAGTGCAGAGAAGTCCCATGGAAAAGGAGT AGAAAGGCCTTTGTATTTGCACGTCCAGGGAAAGAGCCAAGAGGAGGTCAACA AGGCAGTGCTGAGGATAAAGGAGATcatctctgaggatgtgttgagGACAGCTGCAGCGTTAGGATCCCAGCTGAGACCCGTCATACCCCCCCTGCCTCTCTACCCCCAGGCCCCTCGCCCCATGGCTGCCCTCCATCCACACCTGCCCAGGATGCCTAGTGTCAACCCTCCCTTGCCACACGGACACCGGCCTGCCGCGCCACACCAAGGG AGTTTTGTGCACGTCAAGATCTTTGTGGGTCTGGACCAGGCCCTGCCCTCGTTTAATGTGAATGAGAAGGTGGAGGGTCCCGGGGGCATGTACCTGGCACACATCCAGACCGAGACGGGAGCCAGAGTGTTCCTCAGGGGGAAAGGCTCGGGGTACATAGAACAGGCCTCACGACGGGAGTCCTTCGAACCACTCTACGTCTACATCAG CCACCCCTACTCCACAGGGCTGGAAGCTGCAAAGAAACTCACAGAGAGCCTGTTGGAAACT GTGAGAGCTGAACATACCCGCATGGTCTCCATCTACACAGCCACCGGCTCCACCCAAC CATACCCAGCTCATGGATACCCAGCTAATAGCACTTACTCTAGCCAGGGCTGGTGCAGCAGCAGTGGTTACCCAGGGTGTAACGGGCTGGGGCTGGCTGGGGGCTATGCTGCCTCTACCAGCTACCCCACACCGCCAGGACCCGCTGGCTATTGGACTAGTGCTGCTAGTGGTCAGCCCAGTCAATCTAACCTGTCGACAAACCCTCCATCTTCTCAGGCTATGGTTCAGTATCCTGTCTGTCCCAGGAAGACACACCCATACCTATTACAG GACCCTGGGTGCAGTGACCAGACGGAGACTGACCTGTCGTCATCCAGCTCTACTCGGACAGGGACAGGAAGTCCTAAACGACGCTTCCAGGAAAAGACTGAGGATGAGCAGGCCTCTCAG CCTGCCAGCAGCTCACCCGAGGCCCCGGTGAGAGAGAAGTCTCCCCCTCTACCTTCAGCAGCTctgagagaggaagagcgagGACAAGGAGCTGAAAG gATGTTGATGCCACCTCCTCTCCCTGTGTTTCTGGCCCCCGGCCCTGTGGCACGCAAGAGACCCAGAGAGACGGCAGTACCAGTGGTCCCACCCAGTCTACCAACCAGCACCCCCGCATCACAGG ATTCTCCCCAGGAGGTGATTGTGAAGAAGATAAAGGTAGTGGAGAAACCTTCAGGTTTAGTGCCCTACGGAGGTGGGGTAATGGACACTTCATGCCTAGTACCCTACGGTGGGGACTCTTCTGATGAGGGAGAGGACTCCTAG